A single genomic interval of Xyrauchen texanus isolate HMW12.3.18 chromosome 48, RBS_HiC_50CHRs, whole genome shotgun sequence harbors:
- the stil gene encoding SCL-interrupting locus protein homolog: MNRVQVDFKGLPPHILENCVRPETLQNLRSSDNVLTPLAFPKSKVSLWDPTPNGDVVSLHLSYYRNPRLYLVEKALRLAHRHARQSNKPPFCCFLMGTLAVDSDEEGVTITLDRFDPGREQTGCPGKAPTALLPGDILVPCVFEGQHVPGSTVHSGDDLNISFKMLQHCCCSKETLELSKLLTLRAHLSCSENMDRLTFDLSWAAVTLACTLDAVPVRTVPVIPTALARNLSNPAGVAQNSRKRGFLTMDQTRKLLLVLESDPKAYTLPLVGIWLSGVTHIHNPLVWAWCLRYLYSSALQDKVTSEGGTFLVVLYSLTHRDPEFYQCKPCVGQQQMSFQLLTSKESFTLYKNVEPSEGCPLQFELSAENQNQETVLFQEVLSQLVLTGRTLAVSAAASQNKLSISDHDSGVEDEDLSPRPSPNPHPVSQQTRRVHPSVPELSMVLDGSFLDGNMVNTQDSAPPNHSQSNVQWRNISPTHQGHSGLRLLDQGSIPGPPPIRRPLTPALSHPKNKLQANPGQQTTKMNVSRKSLPLMNRRSKDGSSASSVSSSSSSSSPKNAASPNGSFHQQRPRSLQSLPSKAQPAMYIGPPSSGHSSSRKSSVIPGQTPILHPSQHRLFHSTPAANPCSCCTSQTGHGPMYQNNTWQGTPVYPAPVHMAINNSCGHHCTSESVPPGDHCQSPSQQSPGYHLSPTKSPVCHAAVPVHYSPSHGPCVPAVNSNKGSVDQVAPSCQAQCCQVQYSHPASLDTPVAYPASGTMGLLPADAYRMLMDQERQLKLLQLQIQKLLEFQSKSPPVPSDEPDRPQERTNQMPTSPARPKRTSVSVAVGTGASLFWNGPQEASAHEDSNLEWRSEMDPKTGGQNGSTVTSRLGSDNTSQFSEEQRPESPLQTTSPQHETSSGFGAHSFQSPELGESASMYCNSLRKNLSESKAMDDPRFYQELLGQVRSRLKDSASEEDKVEQDQQSVQNRQSLSPVCLQSRKSLPTSFMPESRSTKQRDTPPDQDRVLSATLRQLQQFGVNMELDSAQGKTTRSTVESASTLACINPEAVIQRLALSESVGTSIWGPSGSVDLSLEANAIALKYLSDSQLSRLSLGGQSYSPCPDPSAILLRRSSSEKSSVGLSILSPSNMSLATCKYMKKYGLIEGENSSEEEREDAVLIDSAIGCSVQHETSKNVSVRLEREDQSAEVLKNITNKQLQPVANLHPSPLDSQELLIRDLRPKMQLLVLGSTNPEKENVTKNILPQPRTSSKNKRTREVSDPQGSVGNFLDLSRLRQLPKLF, translated from the exons ATGAATCGTGTTCAAGTGGATTTTAAAGGGTTGCCACCCCATATCCTGGAGAACTGTGTCAGACCAGAAACATTGCAAAATCTCAG GTCTTCAGACAATGTCCTCACTCCTCTGGCATTCCCCAAATCTAAAGTTTCTCTCTGGGATCCAACTCCCAACGGTGATGTTGTGAGTCTTCATTTGTCATATTACAG GAATCCGAGACTATATCTTGTGGAAAAGGCATTACGTTTAGCTCATCGGCATGCTAGACAAAGCAACAAGCCTCCGTTTTGCTGTTTCCTGATGGGGACGTTGGCGGTCGACAGTG ATGAGGAGGGTGTGACGATCACCCTGGATCGTTTTGATCCAGGCAGAGAGCAGACGGGATGCCCTGGGAAAGCACCAACTGCTTTGCTCCCCGGAGACATCCTTGTGCCATGTGTATTTGAAGGCCAGCATGTTCCTGGGAGTACAGTACACTCAGGGGATGACTTGAACATCTCATTTAAG ATGCTTCAGCATTGCTGTTGTAGCAAAGAGACACTGGAGTTGTCCAAACTCCTCACCCTGCGTGCTCACCTCAGCTGCTCTGAGAACATGGACAGACTGACCTTTGACCTGTCCTGGGCAGCAGTCACTTTGGCCTGCACGCTGGATGCTGTTCCTGTCCGGACAGTGCCTGTTATCCCTACCGCACTTGCCAGGAACCTCAGCAACCCAGCAGGTGTGGCACAAAACAGCAGGAAACGTGG GTTTCTTACAATGGATCAGACCCGGAAACTTCTCCTCGTACTTGAATCTGATCCGAAGGCTTACACTCTCCCACTAGTAGGAAT ATGGCTGAGTGGTGTCACACACATCCATAATCCCCTGGTGTGGGCGTGGTGTCTGAGGTACCTGTACAGCTCTGCCCTCCAAGATAA AGTGACGTCAGAGGGAGGCACTTTCCTTGTGGTTCTGTATTCTTTGACACACCGGGATCCTGAGTTCTACCAGTGTAAACCATGTGTAGGACAACAGCAAATGAGCTTTCAACTGCTCACCAGCAAAGAGTCATTCACACTTTACAAG AACGTAGAGCCTTCTGAGGGGTGTCCTCTTCAGTTTGAGCTCAGTGCCGAGAACCAAAATCAGGAGACTGTGCTGTTTCAGGAAGTGCTGTCCCAGTTAGTGTTAACAGG GAGGACTCTGGCAGTATCTGCAGCGGCTTCTCAGAATAAATTATCCATCAGTGATCATGACTCTGGTGTAGAAGATGAAGACCTTTCTCCTCGGCCATCTCCAAACCCTCATCCTGTTAGTCAACAG aCAAGACGGGTTCATCCTTCAGTACCAGAACTCTCTATGGTTCTAGATGGCAGCTTTTTGGATGGGAATATGGTAAATACACAAGACTCTGCTCCTCCTAATCACAGCCAATCAAATGTTCAGTGGAGGAACATTAGCCCCACCCACCAGGGCCACTCAGGGTTGAGGCTTTTAGACCAAGGTAGCATCCCTGGACCTCCTCCAATCCGAAGACCACTAACTCCTGCTCTTTCCCATCCGAAAAACAAACTACAGGCTAATCCTGGACAGCAAACAACAAAAATGAACGTGAGTCGGAAATCATTACCTTTGATGAATAGAAGATCAAAAGATGGCTCCTCAGCATCATCGGTGTCATCCTCCTCATCTTCTTCCTCGCCAAAGAATGCTGCTTCACCCAATGGCTCATTTCATCAACAAAGGCCACGTTCTTTGCAAAGTCTGCCATCCAAAGCTCAGCCAGCCATGTATATTGGACCACCATCATCGGGTCACAGCAGTTCCAGAAAGAGTTCGGTCATACCTGGGCAGACCCCCATCCTTCATCCTTCTCAACACAGGCTCTTCCACAGCACCCCAGCTGCCAACCCTTGCAGTTGCTGCACCAGCCAAACTGGCCATGGTCCTATGTATCAAAATAACACATGGCAAGGAACACCTGTGTATCCTGCTCCAGTGCACATGGCCATCAACAATTCTTGTGGTCATCATTGCACATCTGAGAGTGTCCCACCTGGGGATCACTGCCAATCCCCATCTCAACAGTCTCCGGGATATCATCTTTCCCCAACCAAAAGTCCTGTTTGTCATGCAGCTGTTCCAGTCCATTACTCTCCATCACATGGTCCATGTGTCCCTGCAGTCAATTCCAATAAAGGTTCTGTTGACCAAGTAGCACCTTCCTGTCAGGCCCAGTGCTGCCAGGTACAATATAGCCATCCAGCAAGCTTGGACACCCCTGTGGCCTATCCAGCCAGTGGGACTATGGGACTCCTTCCTGCTGACGCCTACAGGATGTTAATGGATCAAGAGCGTCAGTTAAAGCTGCTTCAACTCCAG aTCCAGAAACTACTTGAGTTTCAGAGCAAGTCTCCTCCAGTACCATCTGATGAGCCTGACAGACCACAAGAGAGAACCAATCAGATGCCAACATCTCCTGCACGACCAAAAAGAACAAGTGTTAGCGTTGCTGTAGGAACAG GAGCCAGTTTGTTTTGGAATGGGCCTCAGGAGGCCTCTGCACACGAGGACTCAAATCTGGAATGGCGAAGTGAAATGGATCCAAAGACTGGAGGTCAAAATGGCAGTACAGTCACTTCCAGGCTTGGATCTGATAATACATCTCAGTTCTCTGAAGAGCAGAGGCCGGAATCTCCTCTACAGACAACATCTCCACAGCACGA AACATCATCTGGTTTTGGAGCCCATTCATTTCAGAGTCCAGAGTTGGGTGAAAGTGCTAGCATGTACTGTAATTCACTGAGAAAAAATCTCTCGGAAAGTAAAGCAATGGATGATCCAAGATTTTACCAAGAGCTACTG GGACAGGTAAGAAGTCGTCTGAAAGATTCTGCTAGTGAAGAGGACAAGGTGGAGCAAGACCAACAGAGTGtccaaaacagacaaagtctGTCCCCTGTATGCCTTCAGTCACGTAAATCGCTGCCAACTTCCTTCATGCCCGAGTCTCGGAGCACAAAGCAAAGGGACACTCCACCAGATCAAGACCGAGTCTTAAGTGCCACTTTGAGACAACTCCAGCAGTTTGGGGTGAACATGGAGCTAGACTCTGCCCAGGGAAAGACAACACGTTCAACTGTGGAAAGTGCTAG CACCCTCGCTTGCATTAACCCTGAGGCAGTGATCCAAAGACTGGCTCTTTCCGAATCTGTTGGGACCAGTATTTGGGGACCTAGCGGCAGTGTAGACCTCAGCCTTGAAGCCAATGCCATCGCACTTAAGTACCTAAGCGACTCTCAACTATCAAGACTCTCTTTGGGTGGTCAATCCTACAGCCCATGCCCGGACCCCAGTGCAATTCTCCTGAGAAGATCCTCTTCAGAAAAGAGCAGTGTTGGACTCAGTATATTGTCCCCTAGTAATATGTCTCTAGCTACTTGTAAGTACATGAAGAAATATGGACTCATTGAAGGAGAAAACAGCAGTGAGGAAGAGCGAGAGGATGCAGTTCTTATAGACTCTGCTATTGGGTGTTCTGTACAGCATGAAACATCAAAGAATGTGAGCGTTAGGCTAGAACGTGAAGATCAAAGTGCTGAGGTACTAAAGAACATTACAAACAAGCAGCTTCAACCAGTCGCCAATCTCCATCCATCTCCACTGGACTCTCAAGAGCTGTTAATCCGAGATTTGCGGCCCAAAATGCAGCTTCTTGTGCTGGGAAGTACAAATCCGGAGAAGGAAAATGTCACAAAGAACATTCTGCCTCAGCCCAGGACTTCATCTAAAAACAAGAGGACACGGGAAGTCTCAGATCCTCAGGGATCGGTGGGAAATTTCCTGGATTTGAGTCGGTTACGGCAGCTGCCCAAACTTTTCTGA